AGCACGGCCGACAGCACGGGCGCCGCACAGGTCACCGGCGAGCCGCTGGTGGAGATCTCCCCCGCGTCCAGCAGCGTGGAGGTGACGAACGCGGGCGACTGGACCTTCCGCATCGTGCCCACCGACCTGGAGCACGCGCCGGTGCTGGCGCAGTGGGCCGAGCGGCTGGGCGCCAGGCGCGCCGCCATCGTCTACAGCAACGACGACTACGGCCGGGGGGTGATGTCCAGCTTCGCCGACGCCTTCCAGGGCGGCGGGCGCACGGTGGTGTCGCGCGACCCGTACCTGGGGCCGATGGTGGACAACACCGACGGCCTGCAGCCGTTCCTGGCGCGCGCCATCAGCCGCGGCGCCGACGCGCTGGTGGTGGCCGCCCCGGCGGACGGGGTGCTCAAGATCATCCGCCAGGCGCGGGGGCTGGGCTTCCGCGGCCCCATCCTGGGCGGCGACGGCCTCACGTCGCTCAAGGACTCGGCCGCGGCGAACGGCGTGTACGTGAGCTCGGCCTTCCTGCCGGACCGCGCGGACGCGCGCACGCAGGAGTTCGTGAAGGCGTACGAGGCGCGCTACCACGAGCTGCCGGACCACCGCGGCGCGATGACGTACGACCTCGTGTATCTGCTCGTCGAGGCGATCAAGAAGGCGGGGGCGAACCGCGCCGCCATCCGCGACTACCTGGCGCAGGTGGGCAGCGGCCAGCCGGCCTTCCCCGGCAAGGCCACGGGGGAGATCCGCTTCGACAAGAACGGCGACGTCGTCGGCCGCCAGGTCGTCATCGGCGTCATCCAGAACGGGCGCCTGGTCACCGCGAGCCGGTAGACGGCTGGCGAAACGCGAGACGATAGGCGCCCCGCGGCAGGTTCCGCGGGGCGCCTCGTCTTTTCTCTATCAGTCGATGGGAGGCCGAGCAGTCGAACCCCGATCGGGATCGATGGCGGTGATCGATCGGGATTGGCGATCACGCCGGCGGATGCGCATCGTCCGCATCTACAATCGCCGGTTGCGGCGGGAGGAGAGTTTTCGGATGCGATGAATCGCACCCGTACATGCCGGGACGGTGTCGAGGGTCGAGGGGGAGCATCCCAGTGGAAACGAAGCGCGGGGCCGGTGCAAATGCGCCGGCCCCGCGTCGTCGTGCATCGCCCTTCCAGCGGCTACTTGCCGCAGCCGCAGTCGCTTCCGCAGCCCGGGCCGTCCTTCTTGCCGCCGCGGGCGGAGAGGAGGGTGCGGCGCCACTTGCTGCCCACGTACGCGGCCGCGGCCAGCACAATCCCGCCGGCGGCCAACGACTGGGCCGCCTGCCCGCTCATCTCCAGCATCATCATCGTCATATCGCTCCTCCTTACTCTCAGCCGAAACCCAGCGCGCGGCCGCCCTGGTAGACGATCAGCGCCGCGACGTAGGCCATCGCCAGCATGTACACGAACTGGAAGGCGGCCCACTTCACGCCCGTCCACCCGCCGCCCGTCTCGCGCACGACCACCGCGCCGGTGCTCATGCACATCATCGCGAACACGTAGAACACCATCAGCCCCACGGCCACCAAGGGCGTGTAGACGGGCAGGCCGCTGGCCTGGT
The sequence above is a segment of the Longimicrobiaceae bacterium genome. Coding sequences within it:
- a CDS encoding ABC transporter substrate-binding protein, whose protein sequence is MKPYIPRRTARGRALTGACAAAVLLLAGCGRKPGSVTLGVAGPLEKANGHSMHLAAQMAADEINAAGGVNGDSLILKFQDDKADAKEAIQVAARLRADPSVVAVIGHVTSSATVDAAPIYNKTSADERASSTADSTGAAQVTGEPLVEISPASSSVEVTNAGDWTFRIVPTDLEHAPVLAQWAERLGARRAAIVYSNDDYGRGVMSSFADAFQGGGRTVVSRDPYLGPMVDNTDGLQPFLARAISRGADALVVAAPADGVLKIIRQARGLGFRGPILGGDGLTSLKDSAAANGVYVSSAFLPDRADARTQEFVKAYEARYHELPDHRGAMTYDLVYLLVEAIKKAGANRAAIRDYLAQVGSGQPAFPGKATGEIRFDKNGDVVGRQVVIGVIQNGRLVTASR